One Struthio camelus isolate bStrCam1 chromosome 10, bStrCam1.hap1, whole genome shotgun sequence genomic region harbors:
- the LOC138068529 gene encoding maestro heat-like repeat-containing protein family member 1, with amino-acid sequence MVPRPVPAPREEAGAVVAAVSPHASGGRGAAAPQLLQALPSTIHGAVGAKWAAEIPLLLQHLAGTTASSLHVAEWESLLLKFLQPSLELIENEAWTVGLSQELSRQLSSSPRLSWEKCFLYKALGTALAACGCLSHVQEQTQKYLKEANYLELWEAQGMISVVSRCAESHFQLALSSVKAFMGTLKHQKQSNLVRTRAARAALMVVYSRMALRAPREQLLAHVRRDIVGNVLWLYQEGCQVGARGAGQSHPGDTSSGLASPFLCAPLPSQLCRRCSPCSPGPGSAGVFLSGSQGS; translated from the exons ATGGTGCCAAGGCCAGTGCCGGcaccccgggaggaggcaggagct gtggtggcggcggtgtctCCGCACGCGAGCGGTGGCCGTggagcggcggccccgcagctgctgcaggcgctccccagcacgatccatggagccgtgggagcaaagtgggccgcagagatccccctgctgctgcagcacctggcag gaacaaccgcaagctccctgcacgtggccgagtgggagagccttctgcttaag TTCCTGCAACCATCGCTGGAGCTCATTGAGAATGAGGCCTGGACTGTGGGcctgagccaggagctgagccggcagctgagcagctctccccgcctgtcctgggagaag tgcttcctgtacaaggctcttggcacagccctggcagctTGTGGGTGCCTCAGCCACGTGCAAGAGCAGACACAGAAATATCTAAAAGAAGCCAACTACCTGGAGCTGTGGGAGGCACAG ggaatgatttcagttgtgtcccgctgtgccgagagccacttccagctggccttgtcctcgGTGAAGGCGTTCATGGGCACTTTGAAACACCAGAAG CAGAGCAACTTGGTGAGGACCCGCGCTGCTCGTGCTGCGCTCATGGTGGTCTACAGCAGGATGGCACTGCGcgcccccagggagcagctgctggcccatgTCAGGAGAGACATCGTAGGGAACGTCCTGTGGCTCTACCAAGAGGGCTGCCAGGTGGGTGCTCGGGGCGCAGGGCAAAGCCACCCAGGTGACACCAGCTCCGGCCTTGCCTCGCCCTTCCTGTGCGCGCCTCTCCCGTCGCAGCTGTGCCGGCGCTGCTCGCCCtgctcccctgggccagggtccgCAGGGGTCTTTCTGTCCGGCAGCCAGGGCAGCTGA
- the LOC138068434 gene encoding uncharacterized protein yields MAVLHFIGELLRSSAPGCSAWDVVAHIFSEFSRASGRLVRAERDAQAAFRVPAVPRCRGCRWQRGAGRSRSSAALAWPCIHRAPRGLGRGSDGCFPPLSRRRRGSLCAVEAREERAVQRLCGHVLGTLDVSAGGVAKLLWPRLLRHVVPAQHAGMLVPLCRCLCALAERQESAEREEEEVASEALEPVEQGREQKVLVRCARLGGIRAVRVPGTPCVGSACSHWGSRGWFLPCRSCLRRQPFSHGSPAGPVWRWRGRGPLQPRVGVWDVGHGVGKVRQGWASHTAFLSARSPSAGSPGPAGSPAGE; encoded by the exons ATGGCAGTTCTGCATTtcatcggggagctgctgcgctccAGTGCCCCGGGCTGCTCAGCGTGGGACGTGGTGGCGCACATCTTCAGCGAGTTCAGCCGGGCCTCGGGCAGACTGGTAAGGGCAGAGCGCGACGCCCAGGCTGCTTTCCGCGTCCCGGCTGTGCCGCGCTGCCGTGGGTGTcgctggcagcggggagccgggcgcagcAGATCCTCCGCAGCACTGGCGTGGCCTTGCATTCACCGGGCACCGCGGggcctgggaaggggcagtgacGGGTGTTTCCCACCTCTGTCTCGCAGGCGTCGGGGAAGCCTCTGTGCAGTGgaagcccgggaagaaagggctgttcaGCGACTGTGCGGGCACGTGCTGGGCACGCTGGACGTCTCTGCCGGAGGGGTGGCCAAA ctcctgtggccgaggctgctgcggcatgtggtgccagcccagcacgctggcATGCTGGTCCCGCTCTGCCGCTGCCTGTGTGCCCTGGccgagagacaggagagcgcagagcgtgaggaagaggaggtggcgtCCGAGGCCCTGGAGCCTGTGGAGCAAGGTAGGGAGCAGAAAGTCCTGGTGCGCTGTGCCAGGCTGGGTGGTATTAGGGCGGTGCGTGTCCCTGGCACCCCCTGCGTGGGCTCAGCCTGCTCTCACTGGGGGTCCAGGGGCTGGTTCCTGCCATGCCGGAGCTGCCTTCGTCGGCAGCCGTTCAGCCACGGGAGCCCAGCAGGGCCGGTGTGGAGGTGGCGCGGCCGGGGTCCCCTGCAGCCCCGCGTGGGGGTGTGGGACGTGGGACATGGCGTGGGCAAGGTCCGGCAGGGCTGGGCGTCTCACACAGCCTTTctttctgcccgcagcccctctgccggctccccaggccctgctggctcgcctgctggtgagtag